The following are encoded together in the Roseofilum reptotaenium CS-1145 genome:
- a CDS encoding putative PEP-binding protein, with product MNPIYWLTEIQDQHRSSVGDRIWDLSQLLRQGYPVLPGVAIPNEIRQQFLQSLHPSHPLLTQQMSVKVSRSAQKTPTDLMNEDWEIQLHQMTQGIREQILSSPLDWPEYGKVLEAIATWDGDFVLCRPSLSLPKPLTPHHQNSFSRLWRTWASPKDSDALAHTIKQIWAEVFRNKYLLYWQYQGIALNQIRMGILIQPLQNEPMSGAISTQDREAIIEATWGLGYLVSEPQVSGDRYQIHLQPYQLKEQQLGNKRIAHQLCGELSTLSLHTPLLNTKDCLLCAYTLDSSLVDQPCLGEAQIQCLGDRTLALKQQWYDRFSLKWIGNPDLNWWITDVIPLNDKTNSSGSYQGVGAAPGVAMAPVVVLPEKLEPMTLTPGQIIVKRAIAPQETWILSGAAGLITETGGMTSHGAIVARELGIPALVGVEQATDHFITGDQIEINGETGEIRTGANPDSPNPIELQDESKPITVGAKTVSPLHATQLWINLSQPPSGDLSGLDVDGVGLLRSELWAAKLFPGLQWWKDGDRFMSEWLNNLQELARSFYPRPIYYRSFDSFEPSPIRGTLACDVNDSRSTLLDWELTVLENLYRQGYQNIHLMLPFVRTAEEVVAIRRRLDQRQLSQMELWIMVEVPGVLLQISEYIKLGIDGLSVGTNDLIPLLLGLERQQWEQHRQSLNALHPVVLSALEQCITQARTGGIKSSICGQAVVNYPQLINPLVRWGVTSISVEMPAIERVQWEIARVEQELILEAVRKEQMKA from the coding sequence ATGAATCCGATTTACTGGCTCACTGAGATTCAAGATCAACACCGCTCATCCGTGGGCGATCGCATCTGGGATTTAAGCCAACTCCTGCGGCAGGGTTATCCCGTATTACCGGGTGTGGCAATCCCGAATGAGATCAGACAACAATTTTTACAGTCCTTGCACCCATCTCATCCTCTGTTGACTCAACAAATGAGCGTAAAGGTTTCCCGATCTGCCCAGAAAACGCCCACCGATCTCATGAATGAAGACTGGGAGATTCAATTACACCAAATGACTCAAGGGATTCGGGAGCAAATCCTCAGTAGTCCTCTGGATTGGCCAGAGTATGGTAAGGTGCTGGAGGCGATCGCCACTTGGGATGGGGATTTTGTTCTCTGTCGTCCCTCTCTCAGCTTACCCAAACCGCTAACCCCCCATCACCAAAACAGCTTTTCTCGCTTGTGGAGAACTTGGGCAAGTCCCAAAGATTCTGACGCTTTAGCCCATACGATTAAACAAATTTGGGCCGAAGTATTTCGCAATAAGTACTTGCTCTACTGGCAATATCAAGGCATTGCCTTAAATCAGATTAGGATGGGTATTCTCATTCAACCCCTACAGAATGAACCCATGAGTGGGGCGATTTCCACTCAAGATCGGGAAGCGATCATTGAAGCGACGTGGGGACTGGGATATCTCGTGAGTGAACCTCAAGTCAGTGGCGATCGCTATCAAATTCACCTTCAGCCTTACCAACTTAAAGAGCAACAGTTGGGTAACAAACGTATTGCTCACCAACTCTGTGGTGAATTGTCCACCTTATCCCTGCATACTCCCCTATTAAACACCAAGGACTGCCTCCTCTGTGCCTATACTCTTGATTCCTCCTTGGTGGATCAACCCTGCTTAGGGGAAGCACAAATCCAATGTTTAGGCGATCGCACCCTCGCCCTAAAACAACAGTGGTACGATCGCTTCAGCCTCAAGTGGATCGGCAATCCTGACTTAAATTGGTGGATTACAGACGTTATCCCGCTAAATGACAAAACAAACTCTTCAGGTTCTTACCAGGGCGTAGGGGCCGCACCAGGGGTCGCTATGGCTCCAGTTGTGGTCTTACCGGAGAAACTCGAACCGATGACCTTAACTCCAGGACAAATTATTGTTAAACGGGCGATCGCCCCCCAAGAAACCTGGATCTTAAGCGGGGCAGCAGGTTTGATTACAGAAACAGGTGGAATGACTAGCCATGGAGCGATCGTAGCTCGGGAGTTAGGCATTCCTGCCCTCGTGGGAGTTGAACAAGCCACCGACCACTTCATAACTGGAGATCAGATTGAAATTAATGGTGAAACAGGAGAAATTCGTACCGGGGCGAACCCTGATTCACCTAACCCGATTGAACTTCAGGATGAAAGCAAACCAATAACGGTAGGGGCGAAAACTGTTTCGCCCCTACACGCAACCCAGCTTTGGATTAATCTCTCTCAACCCCCTTCTGGGGATCTTTCCGGCTTAGACGTGGATGGAGTGGGATTATTGCGATCGGAATTATGGGCAGCTAAACTCTTTCCAGGTCTTCAATGGTGGAAAGATGGCGATCGCTTCATGTCCGAATGGTTGAACAATCTACAAGAGTTAGCCCGGAGTTTTTACCCTCGTCCTATCTATTATCGTTCCTTTGACTCCTTTGAGCCTTCTCCTATACGAGGAACCTTAGCCTGTGATGTAAATGATTCTAGATCCACCCTATTGGATTGGGAGTTAACGGTGCTAGAAAACTTGTATCGCCAAGGTTATCAGAATATTCATTTAATGTTGCCCTTTGTGCGGACAGCGGAGGAAGTGGTTGCCATCCGTAGGCGGCTAGATCAACGGCAATTATCCCAGATGGAATTATGGATTATGGTGGAGGTTCCTGGAGTATTGTTGCAAATTTCAGAGTATATCAAGCTGGGGATTGATGGCTTAAGTGTGGGAACCAATGATTTGATTCCCTTGTTATTGGGTTTGGAGCGCCAGCAGTGGGAACAACATCGACAGAGTTTGAATGCTCTCCATCCAGTTGTGTTAAGCGCTTTGGAGCAGTGTATTACCCAAGCACGAACTGGGGGAATTAAAAGTAGCATTTGTGGTCAAGCTGTGGTGAACTATCCCCAGTTGATTAACCCTTTAGTGCGCTGGGGAGTTACATCGATTTCTGTAGAAATGCCTGCTATAGAGCGAGTGCAATGGGAGATCGCTCGTGTAGAGCAGGAGTTGATTTTGGAAGCAGTGCGGAAAGAGCAGATGAAAGCGTAA
- a CDS encoding Mo-dependent nitrogenase C-terminal domain-containing protein, which yields MLIKISHITFSSPIHWDLFYPIRQRLNSLEIKRPEIARLIVKLIPTQCPFARDIKLFGRTIVHIPPMCKLNPLYDELMNLRFRCLCFLADECGEDIEAYI from the coding sequence ATGTTAATCAAAATCAGTCACATCACGTTCAGCTCTCCCATACACTGGGATCTGTTCTATCCGATTCGTCAACGGTTAAACTCCTTAGAGATCAAGCGTCCAGAAATCGCTAGATTGATTGTCAAGCTCATCCCCACTCAATGTCCCTTTGCCCGAGATATCAAACTGTTTGGACGCACCATCGTCCACATTCCCCCCATGTGCAAGCTCAATCCCCTATACGATGAACTCATGAATCTACGCTTCCGTTGTCTGTGCTTTCTCGCCGACGAGTGTGGTGAAGATATCGAAGCTTATATCTAA